One window from the genome of Gimesia aquarii encodes:
- a CDS encoding FHA domain-containing protein produces the protein MGFFTSTSKDEQQNRPENSVAGSSYLLWIDGAGTFLVYLQETLRIGGPGDPGTVTGFDSTWADLSLLANLSRHHISLTRSGESYYVEAKAPVYCNRRPVNDRVLLSDPSELRLNEEVLITFRQPTVLSASACLELTSQHQPQQRLDGIVLMADTCLLGSSSENHVVCDRWPGSVILYRQGDQILCRSKLKIHVNQVSASEGAVLTPGSVVSGPDLRFRWEVVA, from the coding sequence TTGGGCTTCTTCACTTCCACATCAAAAGACGAGCAGCAGAATCGACCGGAAAATTCCGTTGCCGGTTCGAGCTATTTGTTGTGGATTGATGGAGCAGGGACCTTTCTAGTCTATTTACAAGAGACGTTAAGAATTGGTGGTCCGGGGGACCCGGGCACTGTGACTGGCTTTGATTCGACCTGGGCTGATTTATCATTGCTGGCCAACTTGTCGCGACACCATATTTCTCTGACCCGATCTGGCGAAAGCTATTATGTGGAAGCGAAAGCGCCCGTATATTGTAATCGACGTCCAGTCAATGATCGCGTCTTGCTGTCTGATCCATCAGAACTTAGACTGAATGAAGAAGTGTTAATCACGTTCAGGCAACCAACGGTGCTTAGTGCTTCGGCTTGTCTCGAATTGACAAGTCAGCATCAACCACAGCAACGCCTGGATGGAATTGTATTAATGGCCGATACCTGTTTGCTTGGTTCTTCATCCGAGAATCATGTGGTCTGTGATCGTTGGCCGGGTTCGGTGATCTTATATCGACAGGGGGATCAGATCCTGTGTCGTTCCAAACTGAAAATTCATGTGAATCAGGTCTCAGCATCAGAAGGAGCCGTCTTAACCCCAGGCTCTGTTGTGAGTGGTCCAGATCTTCGCTTTCGTTGGGAGGTTGTTGCTTAA
- a CDS encoding serine/threonine protein kinase, translating into MKFTFAPESKPLEGFTIKRAIDRGGFGEVYYALSDSGKEVALKLLQQNMDIELRGVTQCMNLKHPNLVTIFDVKTDQDGDHWVVMEYVSGQGLDKALHQYPNGMPMEQVRYWLSGISEGLAYLHSRGLVHRDLKPSNVFRDGEIIKVGDVGLSKFITHSRRSANTQSVGTVYYMAPEVAKGRYGKEVDVYAAGVLVYEMITGVVPFDGESTAEILMKHLSEKPDLSRLPVHLRAVLGRALEKDPQKRISDIREFKQQFERALFQRDTHTEIPEDSFEETHFSNRQTGQNVDSDLAQTAYIQKSPDGSASSTGLNGVTTFVFIFIGLFLFLCTIGRPGFLELLIVGFLSAILAGIFSVFSRSGRALLARGATAVVNGPPPISMISKCKKAIVKGPPPLSDLLGKGQNSNGQPATEDYRQQKLEEARIFREKQQKEVEAHQRYVREQHRRKQCFPRRLTPKSRRSISLRSRLYDLSISMIKAVVCTLVIVAGILFFTDGAISKGFWTGSDLTPFALLTFGSLIATWSVLLVAKMTEGKSFDNSTRRLMWLGVGAVVGAMIYLLQVDILMTTKNASLVLHSDQNPIFNTVGPYSLVLSDQQPSLIGYVVFFSMLFCFRRWWWHADSFRPKKFRVSSVLLTVFAAYVITAIWAFPMTAALCWAAIISSVVQLSATWIPDEERVAALKGESNGC; encoded by the coding sequence ATGAAATTCACCTTTGCACCTGAATCGAAACCTTTAGAAGGATTTACGATCAAACGCGCCATCGATCGGGGCGGATTTGGTGAGGTGTATTATGCACTGAGTGATTCCGGAAAAGAGGTTGCCCTAAAACTCCTCCAGCAAAATATGGATATCGAGCTACGAGGGGTTACTCAATGTATGAACTTGAAGCACCCCAATTTGGTTACGATCTTTGATGTCAAAACCGACCAGGATGGCGACCATTGGGTGGTGATGGAGTATGTTTCTGGTCAGGGACTCGATAAAGCTTTGCATCAGTATCCGAATGGAATGCCGATGGAGCAGGTTCGCTATTGGCTCTCGGGTATTTCTGAAGGGTTGGCTTACTTACATAGTCGGGGATTGGTTCATCGTGATTTAAAGCCTTCGAATGTGTTTCGTGATGGTGAAATCATCAAAGTGGGTGATGTCGGACTATCCAAGTTCATCACTCATAGTCGTCGCAGCGCAAATACACAGAGTGTGGGTACCGTCTACTATATGGCGCCGGAAGTGGCAAAAGGCCGTTATGGTAAAGAAGTAGATGTTTACGCTGCCGGTGTCCTGGTTTATGAAATGATTACAGGCGTAGTTCCCTTCGATGGGGAATCGACGGCTGAAATTTTGATGAAACATCTTTCCGAAAAACCGGACCTGAGTCGTTTACCTGTTCATTTACGTGCCGTTTTAGGGCGTGCATTGGAAAAGGATCCTCAGAAGCGAATTTCTGATATCAGAGAGTTTAAGCAGCAGTTTGAACGTGCATTGTTTCAGCGAGATACACACACGGAGATCCCCGAAGATTCCTTTGAAGAGACACATTTTTCAAATCGACAAACCGGTCAAAACGTTGACTCAGATCTGGCACAAACAGCGTATATTCAAAAAAGCCCTGATGGTTCTGCTTCTTCGACAGGTTTGAATGGCGTTACCACTTTCGTGTTTATATTCATTGGATTGTTCCTTTTTCTGTGTACGATTGGAAGACCTGGTTTCCTGGAATTACTGATTGTCGGTTTTCTGAGCGCGATCCTCGCAGGTATTTTTTCTGTGTTCAGCAGGTCCGGGCGCGCTTTGCTAGCTAGAGGAGCAACTGCTGTTGTGAACGGGCCTCCTCCCATCTCAATGATTTCCAAGTGTAAAAAAGCGATCGTAAAAGGCCCGCCTCCCCTGAGTGATCTTCTGGGAAAAGGACAAAACTCTAATGGACAACCCGCAACGGAAGATTATCGACAACAGAAACTGGAAGAGGCTCGTATTTTTCGAGAAAAGCAACAGAAAGAAGTGGAAGCGCATCAGAGATATGTCCGAGAGCAGCATCGACGAAAACAATGTTTTCCGCGACGTTTGACTCCCAAATCACGTCGGTCTATTTCTCTGCGAAGTCGGTTATACGATTTGTCAATCTCTATGATCAAAGCTGTTGTTTGTACGTTAGTGATCGTGGCTGGGATATTGTTTTTTACCGATGGAGCGATTTCAAAAGGTTTTTGGACAGGTTCTGACCTCACTCCCTTTGCGCTACTGACGTTTGGTTCTTTGATCGCTACCTGGAGTGTCTTATTGGTGGCCAAGATGACCGAGGGTAAATCATTCGATAACAGTACACGTCGCTTAATGTGGTTAGGAGTCGGTGCAGTGGTGGGAGCGATGATTTACCTGCTTCAAGTTGATATCTTAATGACAACGAAAAATGCCTCATTAGTATTGCATAGTGATCAGAATCCGATCTTTAATACTGTTGGTCCTTACTCGTTAGTCTTATCAGATCAGCAGCCAAGCCTGATCGGCTATGTTGTCTTTTTCAGTATGTTGTTCTGCTTCCGTCGTTGGTGGTGGCACGCCGATTCATTTCGTCCCAAGAAGTTCCGAGTTTCATCGGTCTTGTTGACAGTCTTTGCCGCTTATGTCATCACAGCAATCTGGGCATTTCCAATGACGGCTGCTCTCTGCTGGGCTGCGATTATTTCGAGTGTAGTTCAGTTGTCTGCCACTTGGATACCAGATGAAGAACGCGTCGCAGCGCTGAAAGGAGAGAGCAATGGCTGTTAG
- a CDS encoding dipeptidase, protein MLIFDAHLDMAWNACEWNRNLELPVSEIRKFERQFENIIPGEATVSWHALRKGGVGVTISTLLPRLHRKDAALTHYQSREASYGVAMGQLAYYRALTEAGVLREIPDSNTLQSHVAEWETNEAEARAEGSKIPIGFILSMEGSPPILSPEQIEHWFDAGLRILGPAHYGPAPYCYGTGSEGGLKEQGPALLKEMDRVGMLLDVTHLADQSFWEALEIYQGPVLASHHNCRALVDADRQLTDEQIKALIERGAVIGCAFDNWMIKPGWTIGVSDPATTSVEDIANHTDHICQLAGNAKHCGLGTDLDGGFGKEQTPHDLDTIADLEMYAGILEKRGYRQEDIKGIMSQNFIDFFLKALPA, encoded by the coding sequence ATGCTGATTTTTGATGCACACCTCGATATGGCCTGGAACGCTTGCGAATGGAATCGGAACCTGGAATTACCAGTCAGTGAAATTCGCAAGTTCGAAAGGCAGTTTGAAAATATTATTCCTGGAGAAGCCACTGTTTCCTGGCATGCGTTGAGAAAAGGGGGAGTGGGGGTCACCATTTCTACTCTGCTACCGCGGCTACATCGTAAAGATGCAGCTTTGACCCATTATCAGTCAAGAGAAGCCTCCTATGGTGTGGCGATGGGACAATTGGCCTATTACCGGGCGTTGACAGAAGCAGGTGTATTAAGAGAAATTCCTGACAGTAACACTTTACAGAGCCACGTTGCGGAATGGGAAACAAACGAAGCCGAAGCACGTGCGGAAGGGAGTAAAATTCCGATCGGTTTTATTTTGAGTATGGAAGGCTCACCGCCGATTCTGTCTCCTGAGCAGATTGAACATTGGTTTGATGCGGGGCTGCGAATCCTGGGGCCCGCGCATTATGGTCCGGCGCCTTATTGCTATGGAACGGGCAGTGAAGGAGGGCTCAAAGAACAAGGACCGGCTTTATTGAAAGAGATGGATCGGGTTGGGATGCTTTTAGATGTCACTCATTTGGCAGATCAATCTTTCTGGGAAGCATTGGAGATTTATCAAGGTCCTGTTCTCGCCAGCCACCACAATTGTCGGGCTCTCGTCGATGCAGACCGTCAGTTGACTGATGAGCAAATCAAAGCACTCATTGAACGCGGCGCAGTCATTGGTTGTGCCTTTGATAACTGGATGATCAAGCCCGGTTGGACGATAGGTGTTTCTGATCCAGCGACGACCTCTGTAGAAGATATCGCCAATCATACCGATCACATCTGTCAGCTCGCCGGGAATGCGAAACATTGTGGTTTGGGAACAGACCTTGATGGCGGCTTTGGTAAGGAACAAACGCCTCACGATTTAGATACTATTGCCGATCTGGAAATGTACGCAGGGATTCTGGAGAAACGTGGTTATCGCCAGGAAGACATCAAAGGCATTATGTCCCAGAATTTTATTGACTTCTTTCTGAAAGCGCTGCCAGCATAA
- a CDS encoding PLDc N-terminal domain-containing protein: MFTLVALVVWLVCFAISCLAFVFWIWMLIDCLKYESSTGNDKIIWALVIVFLNGIGALVYYFVRRPERIKQFGQ, encoded by the coding sequence ATGTTCACGCTTGTTGCCTTGGTCGTTTGGTTGGTCTGTTTTGCGATCTCCTGTTTGGCATTTGTATTTTGGATTTGGATGCTCATTGATTGTCTTAAATACGAATCGTCTACCGGCAATGATAAGATTATCTGGGCACTTGTGATTGTATTCCTCAATGGGATTGGCGCCTTAGTATATTACTTTGTACGACGTCCCGAGAGAATTAAACAATTTGGACAGTAG
- a CDS encoding RNA polymerase sigma factor, translating to MPIDEADQLLVSQIKAGDPDAWAELIARFEGRLLAFVNSRLRNAATSEDVVQETFMGFLISIPNYDPATPLESFLFAIASHKLTDLLRKQGRRPTIPLFPDEGGERETHREPAGHARVASSLARSKERKSREEQIISESLQTLILSWIKNGEFERLQCIEQLFVSGKANKEVALQLQISEQAVANHKHFVVGKLKDAIKTAQIHDADLVGLGLSE from the coding sequence ATGCCCATTGACGAAGCCGACCAACTTCTCGTGTCTCAAATTAAGGCAGGTGATCCCGATGCCTGGGCTGAGTTAATTGCGCGGTTTGAAGGTCGCTTGCTGGCATTTGTGAATAGCCGATTACGAAATGCGGCGACCAGCGAGGATGTTGTTCAGGAAACATTTATGGGATTCCTGATCAGTATTCCCAATTATGATCCTGCAACCCCTTTGGAGTCATTTCTATTCGCGATAGCCTCTCATAAATTAACAGACCTTCTGCGGAAGCAGGGCAGGCGCCCCACGATTCCCCTTTTCCCCGATGAAGGTGGTGAGCGAGAAACGCATCGGGAACCAGCCGGCCATGCACGTGTGGCCTCCAGCCTGGCACGGAGCAAAGAGCGAAAATCAAGAGAAGAGCAAATCATCAGTGAGAGTTTGCAGACATTGATCTTATCTTGGATCAAAAATGGAGAGTTCGAACGGCTACAGTGCATCGAGCAGCTATTTGTTTCGGGTAAGGCGAATAAAGAAGTTGCGTTACAGTTACAAATTTCAGAACAAGCCGTTGCCAACCATAAGCATTTTGTGGTGGGCAAATTAAAGGACGCTATCAAAACAGCTCAGATTCACGATGCAGATTTAGTCGGATTGGGATTGTCCGAGTAG